A window from Salvia miltiorrhiza cultivar Shanhuang (shh) chromosome 2, IMPLAD_Smil_shh, whole genome shotgun sequence encodes these proteins:
- the LOC131011003 gene encoding glyceraldehyde-3-phosphate dehydrogenase B, chloroplastic encodes MASHAALASSRIPTSTRLPSRTAHSFPAQCFSKKLEVAEFSGLRSSGCVTFAKNAREASFFDVVAAQLTPTATGSTPVKGETVAKLKVAINGFGRIGRNFLRCWHGRKDSPLEVVVVNDSGGVKNASHLLKYDSMLGTFKADVKIVDNETISVDGKIIKVVANRDPLKLPWAELGIDIVIEGTGVFVDGPGAGKHIQAGAKKVIITAPAKGADIPTYVVGVNEQDYSHEVANIISNASCTTNCLAPFVKILDEEFGIVKGTMTTTHSYTGDQRLLDASHRDLRRARAAALNIVPTSTGAAKAVSLVLPQLKGKLNGIALRVPTPNVSVVDLVVNTAKKGMSAEDVNAAFRKAAEGPLEGVLAVCDIPLVSVDFRCSDVSSTIDSSLTMVMGDDMVKVVAWYDNEWGYSQRVVDLAHLVAAKWPGASTQGSGDPLEDYCKTNPADEECKVYEA; translated from the exons ATGGCTTCCCATGCAGCATTGGCATCTTCAAGAATCCCAACAAGCACGAGACTTCCCTCGAGAACCGCTCATTCTTTCCCTGCTCAATGCTTCTCTAAG AAGCTGGAGGTGGCAGAATTCTCTGGCCTTAGGTCGAGTGGATGTGTGACTTTTGCCAAGAATGCTAGGGAGGCTTCTTTCTTCGACGTGGTGGCTGCACAGCTTACTCCAACG GCCACAGGATCCACACCTGTTAAGGGAGAGACCGTCGCCAAATTGAAGGTTGCGATAAATGGTTTCGGGCGCATCGGGAGGAACTTCCTCCGCTGCTGGCATGGCCGGAAGGACTCACCACTGGAGGTGGTGGTCGTGAATGACAGTGGTGGTGTCAAGAAC GCCTCCCACTTGTTGAAGTACGACTCCATGCTTGGCACCTTCAAAGCAGATGTCAAGATAGTCGACAACGAGACCATCAGCGTAGATGGGAAGATCATCAAGGTTGTTGCCAACAGGGACCCTCTCAAGCTTCCTTGGGCTGAACTTGGCATTGACATTGTCATTGAG GGGACCGGTGTTTTTGTGGATGGTCCGGGAGCTGGGAAGCACATCCAAGCCGGAGCCAAGAAGGTTATCATCACTGCTCCAGCTAAAGGGGCTGATATTCCAACCTATGTGGTTGGTGTGAACGAACAAGACTACTCTCATGAAGTTGCTAACATCATAAG CAATGCTTCTTGCACTACCAACTGTTTGGCTCCTTTTGTGAAGATTTTGGATGAAGAATTCG GCATTGTTAAAGGAACTATGACAACTACACACTCTTACACTGGTGATCAG AGGCTTCTAGATGCTTCGCACCGCGATCTGAGGAGAGCCAGGGCTGCAGCATTGAACATTGTGCCGACAAGCACCGGTGCGGCCAAGGCCGTGTCCCTGGTTCTGCCTCAGCTGAAGGGCAAGCTGAACGGCATTGCCCTCCGCGTGCCGACGCCTAATGTCTCGGTGGTGGACCTCGTTGTGAACACCGCGAAGAAGGGGATGTCGGCGGAGGATGTGAATGCTGCATTCAGGAAGGCTGCTGAGGGACCGCTGGAGGGCGTGTTGGCCGTGTGTGACATCCCTCTAGTCTCGGTGGACTTCCGGTGCAGCGACGTCTCCTCCACCATCGACTCCTCGTTGACGATGGTGATGGGAGACGACATGGTGAAGGTGGTGGCGTGGTACGACAACGAGTGGGGATACag CCAAAGAGTGGTGGATTTGGCTCATTTGGTGGCGGCGAAATGGCCCGGAGCTTCCACACAAGGGAGCGGAGATCCATTGGAGGACTACTGCAAGACCAACCCTGCAGACGAGGAATGCAAGGTCTATGAAGCTTAG
- the LOC131011004 gene encoding uncharacterized protein LOC131011004 → MSALSNSVVISERPLLHPSSGSSLKSAEGLGSSKLAFSINGTKKSRSLSKALTVQASYRDGGRPSSGGSVFISGFVLGGLIVGTLGCVYAPQISKAITGTDKKDLMKKLPKFLYDEEKALEKQRKKLAEKIEQLNSAIDNVSTQLRTEEPPTEEALNVEDIEAVV, encoded by the exons ATGTCAGCTCTCTCCAATTCTGTTGTGATTTCTGAACGCCCTCTCCTCCATCCATCTTCTG GTTCTTCTCTGAAATCAGCAGAGGGCTTAGGGTCCTCCAAGTTGGCCTTCAGTATAAATGGCACTAAGAAATCGAGGAGCCTGAGTAAAGCACTCACCGTTCAAGCCAGTTACAG AGATGGTGGAAGGCCAAGCAGTGGTGGAAGTGTCTTTATTAGTGGATTTGTTCTAGGAGGACTAATTGTTGGAACTCTTGGCTGTGTGTATGCACCCCAG ATCAGTAAGGCTATAACTGGTACTGACAAAAAGGATTTGATGAAAAAGCTGCCCAAATTCCTATACGATGAAGAAAAAGCTCTGGAG AAGCAACGCAAGAAACTAGCTGAGAAGATCGAACAACTCAACTCAGCTATAGATAACGTGTCGACTCAATTAAGGACAGAAGAACCCCCTACTGAGGAAGCTTTGAATGTAGAGGACATAGAAGCTGTTGTCTAA
- the LOC131009863 gene encoding protein ALP1-like — MSSSSSSHEDERRAEEFSNFVQQFNQIVQDIGDPEEQPRRRRRGARKKAFIRRDREAGAVRLHVDYFDENLVYPDTIFRRRFRMRRALFLRIVNAVAADPYFQQRTDALGRPGFTPLQKCIVVVRMLANGGAADQYDEYLRIAESTALECLRRFSRAIIQLFDAEYLRRPTSADCQRLLAMHEAKHGFPGMLGSLDCMHWAWKNCPTAWQGAYTRGDQGEPTIILKAVASQDLWIWHAFFGTPGSNNDINVLNNSTLFNDRLQGMGVPVTYQVNNAYYTSGYYLTDDIYPNWPVFVKSPTHPTDPKGKRFKVMQEAARKDIERAFGVLQARWAIVKGQARLWSKEAMSDIMFTCIILHNMIIEDEGEQATQWEEDADEASSSAASQPHVGAPPDFRAFVAGQASMRDAEMHARLTLDLKEHIWSRFGPIES; from the coding sequence atgTCTTCCTCCTCATCAAGCCACGAGGACGAGCGACGTGCTGAAGAATTTTCTAATTTTGTACAACAATTTAACCAAATTGTTCAAGATATTGGTGATCCAGAAGAGCAACCTCGTCGTCGCCGACGAGGTGCGCGGAAGAAGGCTTTCATTCGTCGGGACCGTGAAGCCGGCGCTGTACGTTTGCACGTggattactttgatgaaaatctGGTCTACCCCGACACCATCTTCCGCCGCCGTTTTCGAATGCGTCGTGCGTTGTTTTTGCGCATCGTTAATGCCGTCGCAGCTGATCCATACTTCCAACAACGCACGGATGCACTAGGGAGGCCCGGCTTCACGCCATTGCAAAAATGCATTGTCGTTGTTCGTATGCTAGCTAACGGTGGGGCAGCGGACCAATACGACGAGTATCTCCGGATTGCTGAGTCCACCGCGTTGGAGTGCTTGCGCAGATTCAGTCGAGCCATTATTCAACTCTTCGACGCGGAGTACTTGAGGAGGCCGACTTCCGCTGACTGCCAACGGCTTCTAGCAATGCACGAAGCGAAGCACGGCTTCCCGGGAATGCTAGGGAGCcttgattgcatgcattgggcgtggaagaattgtCCAACGGCATGGCAAGGCGCATACACTCGCGGCGATCAGGGGGAACCGACCATCATCCTCAAAGCCGTCGCCTCGCAAGATCTATGGATCTGGCATGCTTTTTTTGGGACtcctggttcgaacaacgacatcaacgtgctcaacaactcGACGTTGTTCAACGATCGGCTGCAAGGAATGGGGGTGCCGGTCACATATCAAGTCAACAACGCCTACTACACAAGTGGGTACTACTTGACTGACGACATCTATCCCAATTGGCCTGTATTCGTGAAGAGTCCTACACATCCGACGGATCCGAAAGGGAAGAGGTTCAAAGTGATGCAGGAAGCGGCTCGCAAGGATATTGAACGAGCTTTCGGCgtccttcaagctcgttgggcaATCGTCAAAGGCCAAGCGCGTCTTTGGAGCAAGGAGGCGATGAGCGACATCATGTTCACgtgcatcattttgcacaacatgatcatcgaAGACGAAGGCGAGCAAGCAACGCAgtgggaagaagacgccgacgaAGCTTCGAGTAGCGCCGCATCTCAACCTCATGTCGGTGCTCCGCCGGATTTTCGTGCATTTGTTGCAGGACAAGCATCCATGCGAGACGCGGAGATGCATGCTCGCCTCACTTTGGActtgaaggagcacatttggtctcgttttggtccgattgagtCCTAG